Proteins from a single region of Nitratidesulfovibrio sp.:
- a CDS encoding xanthine dehydrogenase family protein subunit M, with protein MIVHLPRSLGELWNLLAEAPGARVMAGGTDLLVRLRAGLDRTGTTERTGKADAATALCCLERIPELRGVDCDKGQLRIGAATPLTTILENQDVATRLPMLHAACRCLGSPLIRHQATLGGNICTASPAGDTLPALYALGAEVELATSNGTRRLPMDGFITGPGRTLLQPAELLTAVHIPLPAPNALQHYEKVGKRRALAISVASLAALLRLEGQRITEARLALGSVAPTVVRCTQVEHWLAGRPLDAETLHHAAGMVREVVRPITDVRATAAYRRIVAGNLLLRLGGHQ; from the coding sequence ATGATCGTGCATCTTCCCCGTTCCCTGGGCGAGTTGTGGAACCTGCTGGCCGAAGCCCCCGGCGCGCGCGTCATGGCGGGCGGCACGGACCTGCTGGTACGGTTGCGGGCCGGACTCGACCGGACGGGCACAACAGAGAGGACAGGCAAGGCCGATGCCGCCACGGCGCTGTGTTGCCTGGAACGCATTCCCGAACTGCGCGGGGTGGACTGCGACAAGGGACAACTGCGCATCGGCGCGGCCACCCCGCTGACCACCATTCTCGAAAATCAGGATGTGGCAACGCGCCTGCCCATGCTGCACGCCGCCTGCCGCTGCCTGGGCTCGCCGCTGATCCGCCATCAGGCCACGCTGGGCGGCAACATCTGCACGGCATCGCCCGCGGGCGACACCCTGCCCGCCCTGTACGCGCTGGGGGCAGAGGTGGAACTGGCCACGTCCAACGGCACTCGCCGCCTGCCGATGGACGGATTCATCACCGGCCCGGGCCGCACCCTGCTGCAACCGGCGGAACTGCTGACGGCGGTACACATTCCCCTGCCCGCGCCGAACGCGCTGCAACACTACGAGAAAGTGGGCAAGCGCCGCGCGCTGGCCATCAGCGTGGCCAGCCTTGCGGCCCTGCTGCGGCTGGAAGGCCAACGCATAACCGAAGCCCGGCTGGCACTGGGCAGTGTGGCCCCCACGGTGGTGCGCTGCACGCAGGTCGAACACTGGCTTGCGGGTCGGCCGCTGGACGCGGAAACTCTGCACCACGCTGCGGGCATGGTGCGCGAGGTGGTGCGCCCCATCACTGACGTGCGGGCCACGGCCGCATACCGCCGTATCGTGGCAGGCAACCTGTTGCTGCGCCTGGGGGGGCACCAGTGA
- a CDS encoding (2Fe-2S)-binding protein — MIIRFRLNGTDTRLEVAGDERVVDLIRERLGLTGTKEGCGSGECGACSVLVDGEARLSCLMLAAQLDGRSLTTIEGLGTPDAPHPLQRAFAEHGAVQCGFCSPGMVVAAADLLARNPHASREEIREGLSGNLCRCTGYGRIVDAVEKVKP; from the coding sequence ATGATCATTCGATTCCGCCTCAACGGCACGGACACCCGGCTTGAAGTCGCAGGTGACGAGAGGGTCGTGGATCTCATCCGCGAACGGCTCGGACTGACGGGCACCAAGGAGGGATGCGGCAGCGGGGAATGCGGCGCCTGCTCCGTGCTGGTGGATGGCGAAGCGCGCCTGTCCTGCCTCATGCTGGCGGCCCAACTGGACGGCCGCAGCCTGACCACCATAGAGGGGCTGGGCACGCCGGACGCGCCCCACCCCCTGCAACGCGCATTTGCCGAACATGGCGCCGTGCAGTGCGGTTTCTGCTCACCGGGCATGGTGGTGGCCGCAGCCGACCTGCTGGCCCGCAATCCCCATGCCTCGCGCGAGGAAATCCGGGAGGGGCTTTCCGGCAACCTGTGCCGGTGCACCGGCTATGGCCGCATCGTGGACGCCGTGGAAAAGGTGAAGCCATGA
- a CDS encoding xanthine dehydrogenase family protein molybdopterin-binding subunit, giving the protein MSEGPYDIGPGRPRLDALAKACGTERFSADVYPPDLLWAGACRAGIPHGRIRAVHTAEAARLPGVQAVLVRSDVPGTNRQGIVHKDMPVLCGDKVRHAGDPVALVVAESRTVLQQALALVRADIDPLPVLGDMDAALADGAPLVHEGHGSNILLAAEIRKGNAEAALRECDVVIEETFHTPSQAHAFLETENGVAHLDGNGVLHLTVSTQAPFRDRFEMGHALGLPPWNIRIRNPFLGGGFGGKDGATVQCLLGLAALRLPGRTIKMWWDREENLLAGYKRHAARMHYTLGAMRDGTLKAVACRLHYDTGAYAHLGGEIMELGMEHAAGPYRVGHMDCKGWCVYTNNPVAGAFRGFGVAQVSLAFEGMMDRLADRLGMDRLELRQRNALRRGDRNCAGVTLTTSTGLGECLRRVAEHEFWTGREAWKRAAPPFARRGVGVAAVFNGMGYGRGLADSAIAKIELTPEGRFVIHSGVTDMGQGNASTYAQIAGEVLCQDADRLTVLQPDTETAHPSGSASAGRTTYTFGKALIAACERMAEKLFRRAALVLLADTPEGFTLVPGAVRHLPTGRDVPLTMLGTMLPRDDRICVGEYMMPVSREVPDTGKDFVIGFPHLIFPYAAHLVRIELDELTGAIRVCDYLAATDGGRVLNPVNFHQQIEGGVAQGLGFALMEDFATHDGHIRTRDLSTYLIPTSLDLPDTVSVAVDTVEQSGPFGMKGVGEVGLNGPLPAVASAVADATGAHPNRGPLDAETVLHLLARGARA; this is encoded by the coding sequence ATGTCTGAAGGGCCTTACGATATCGGTCCGGGACGTCCCCGTCTGGACGCACTGGCCAAGGCCTGCGGCACCGAAAGGTTCAGTGCGGACGTGTACCCGCCGGACCTGCTGTGGGCCGGGGCGTGCCGCGCGGGCATTCCGCACGGCCGCATCCGGGCCGTGCACACGGCCGAAGCGGCCCGGTTGCCGGGCGTGCAGGCCGTGCTTGTCCGTTCCGACGTGCCGGGCACCAACCGGCAGGGCATCGTGCACAAGGACATGCCCGTGCTGTGCGGCGACAAGGTGCGCCACGCGGGCGACCCGGTGGCACTGGTGGTGGCGGAAAGCCGCACGGTGCTGCAACAGGCGCTGGCCCTCGTCCGCGCGGACATCGACCCGTTGCCCGTGCTGGGCGACATGGACGCCGCCCTTGCCGACGGTGCCCCGCTGGTGCACGAGGGCCATGGATCCAACATCCTGCTGGCGGCGGAAATCCGCAAGGGCAACGCGGAAGCGGCCCTGCGCGAATGCGACGTGGTCATCGAGGAGACCTTTCACACCCCGTCGCAGGCCCACGCCTTCCTCGAAACGGAAAATGGCGTGGCGCATCTGGACGGCAACGGGGTGCTGCACCTTACCGTATCCACGCAGGCCCCCTTCCGTGATCGGTTCGAAATGGGCCATGCCCTCGGGCTGCCCCCGTGGAACATCCGCATCCGCAACCCGTTCCTGGGCGGTGGCTTCGGCGGCAAGGACGGGGCCACCGTGCAGTGCCTGCTGGGGCTTGCCGCGCTGCGCCTGCCGGGCCGCACCATCAAGATGTGGTGGGACCGGGAGGAAAACCTGCTGGCAGGCTACAAGCGCCATGCAGCGCGCATGCACTACACGCTGGGCGCCATGCGCGACGGCACCCTGAAGGCCGTGGCGTGCAGGCTGCACTACGATACGGGCGCCTACGCCCACCTTGGTGGCGAGATCATGGAACTGGGCATGGAGCACGCCGCAGGGCCTTACCGGGTGGGGCACATGGACTGCAAGGGGTGGTGCGTCTACACCAACAATCCCGTTGCAGGGGCCTTCCGGGGGTTCGGCGTGGCGCAGGTGAGCCTGGCCTTCGAGGGCATGATGGACCGGCTGGCCGACCGGCTGGGCATGGACCGGCTGGAACTGCGCCAGCGCAACGCGCTGCGCCGGGGCGACCGCAACTGCGCGGGCGTCACCCTGACGACTTCCACGGGCCTCGGAGAATGCCTGCGTCGTGTGGCGGAACATGAATTCTGGACCGGGCGCGAGGCGTGGAAACGGGCCGCTCCGCCCTTCGCACGGCGCGGGGTGGGCGTTGCCGCCGTGTTCAACGGCATGGGGTACGGCAGGGGCCTTGCGGACAGCGCCATCGCCAAGATCGAACTGACGCCCGAAGGGCGCTTCGTCATCCACAGCGGCGTCACCGACATGGGGCAAGGCAATGCCTCCACCTATGCCCAGATCGCGGGCGAGGTGCTGTGCCAGGATGCGGACCGCCTGACGGTGCTGCAACCCGACACGGAAACCGCGCACCCGTCCGGGTCTGCATCGGCGGGGCGTACCACCTACACCTTCGGCAAGGCGCTCATCGCGGCCTGCGAGCGCATGGCGGAAAAGCTGTTCCGTCGCGCTGCGCTGGTGCTGCTGGCGGATACCCCGGAAGGCTTCACGCTGGTTCCCGGTGCGGTGCGCCATCTGCCCACCGGGCGCGACGTACCGCTGACCATGCTGGGCACCATGCTGCCGCGCGACGACCGCATCTGCGTGGGCGAGTACATGATGCCCGTATCGCGCGAGGTACCCGACACCGGGAAGGACTTCGTCATCGGTTTTCCGCACCTCATATTTCCATACGCCGCCCACCTCGTGCGCATCGAACTGGATGAGCTGACCGGGGCCATCCGGGTGTGCGATTATCTGGCCGCCACCGACGGGGGCCGGGTGCTCAATCCGGTGAACTTCCATCAGCAGATCGAAGGCGGCGTGGCGCAAGGGCTCGGCTTTGCCCTGATGGAAGATTTCGCCACGCACGATGGGCACATCCGCACCCGTGACCTGTCCACCTATCTCATTCCCACCAGTCTCGACCTGCCTGACACCGTTTCCGTGGCCGTGGACACGGTGGAGCAGTCCGGCCCGTTCGGCATGAAGGGCGTGGGCGAGGTGGGGCTGAACGGCCCGCTGCCCGCCGTGGCATCCGCCGTGGCCGATGCCACGGGCGCGCACCCCAACCGGGGTCCGCTGGACGCGGAAACGGTCTTGCATCTTTTGGCCAGGGGGGCACGGGCATGA